One segment of Paenibacillus sp. FSL R7-0337 DNA contains the following:
- a CDS encoding Dabb family protein, which translates to MNEGTIRHMAVFTLKSAPDSEETRAFLRDGAEILSAIPMVGNFEVLRQVSVKCEHQYGFSMEFADQAAYDAYNNHPAHQAFVAERWDTQVAAFQEIDFVQI; encoded by the coding sequence ATGAACGAGGGAACCATCCGTCATATGGCTGTATTTACACTGAAATCCGCCCCGGATTCGGAGGAGACCAGAGCCTTCTTGCGGGATGGAGCTGAGATTCTTAGCGCTATTCCTATGGTCGGGAATTTCGAGGTGCTGCGACAGGTCAGTGTCAAATGTGAGCACCAGTACGGCTTCTCGATGGAGTTCGCCGACCAGGCGGCTTATGATGCCTACAACAATCATCCGGCGCATCAGGCTTTTGTCGCAGAGCGCTGGGACACCCAGGTGGCTGCATTCCAGGAGATCGATTTCGTTCAAATATAA
- a CDS encoding ABC-F family ATP-binding cassette domain-containing protein has product MSLLSVEDVSHNFGDRVLFKDVSFRLLDGEHVGIVGANGVGKSTLMNILTGKLLKDNGKVEWTPRVRYGYLDQHTLLTAGKTVRDVLKDAFLPLLELEHEMLAITDKMGEATPEELDLLLMQMGDIQEQLDIGDFYLIDVKVEEMANGLGLTAIGLDRDVTSLSGGQRTKVLLAKLLLEKPNVLLLDEPTNYLDVEHIDWLSNYLKQYPYAFMLISHDTEFMNKVVDVIYHLEFSKLTRYTANYEKFLEMAGMNKAQHIDAYEKQQDFIKKQEDFIQRNKARASTSGRAKSREKQLGKMERIDKPEEAMKPTFQFKESRASGKTVFEGVDFEIGYDRPLLPSKLNMMIERGEKIAIVGYNGVGKSTLLKTILGVIPTYSGKTYLGDYLSSAYFQQEMKAENITPIEDVWNEFSSLTQNEVRGHLARCGLKNEHITRPLSMLSGGEQAKVRLCKLLMRESNWILFDEPTNHLDIVAKAELKRALQEYKGTILLVSHEPEFYEDWVTKVWNVEQWSAQTV; this is encoded by the coding sequence ATGAGTTTACTTAGTGTAGAAGACGTTTCCCATAATTTTGGGGACCGGGTGTTGTTCAAGGATGTGTCTTTCCGTCTGCTGGATGGAGAGCATGTAGGTATTGTAGGCGCGAACGGCGTAGGCAAATCGACGCTGATGAATATTTTGACCGGCAAATTATTGAAGGACAACGGCAAGGTGGAATGGACGCCGCGGGTCCGTTACGGATATCTGGATCAGCATACCCTGCTTACAGCAGGCAAAACCGTGCGCGATGTGCTTAAAGATGCTTTCCTGCCGCTGTTGGAGCTGGAGCATGAGATGCTGGCGATTACCGATAAAATGGGGGAGGCGACTCCCGAGGAGCTGGACCTGCTGCTTATGCAGATGGGCGACATTCAGGAGCAGCTTGATATTGGTGACTTTTACCTCATAGATGTGAAGGTTGAAGAAATGGCCAATGGGCTGGGGTTGACAGCGATCGGTCTGGACCGGGATGTCACTTCCCTCAGCGGGGGACAGCGGACCAAGGTACTGCTGGCGAAGCTGCTGCTGGAGAAACCGAATGTACTGCTGCTCGATGAGCCTACCAACTATCTCGATGTGGAGCATATTGACTGGCTGTCGAATTATCTGAAGCAATATCCGTATGCCTTCATGCTGATCTCCCATGATACGGAATTCATGAATAAAGTGGTTGATGTGATCTATCATCTGGAGTTCTCCAAGCTGACCCGCTATACGGCCAATTACGAGAAATTCCTGGAGATGGCGGGGATGAACAAGGCCCAGCATATTGATGCGTACGAGAAGCAGCAGGATTTCATCAAAAAGCAGGAGGATTTCATCCAGCGCAACAAAGCGCGTGCCTCCACTTCTGGCCGGGCGAAGAGCCGTGAGAAGCAGCTTGGCAAGATGGAGCGGATCGACAAGCCGGAAGAGGCGATGAAGCCTACGTTCCAGTTCAAGGAGAGCCGGGCCAGCGGAAAGACCGTGTTCGAGGGCGTTGATTTCGAGATCGGGTATGACCGCCCGCTGCTGCCAAGCAAGCTGAATATGATGATTGAACGCGGAGAGAAGATTGCGATTGTCGGCTACAATGGGGTCGGTAAATCTACGCTGCTCAAAACCATCCTGGGTGTTATCCCTACGTATAGCGGAAAAACCTACCTGGGAGATTACCTGAGTTCAGCGTATTTCCAGCAGGAAATGAAGGCGGAGAATATCACGCCTATTGAAGATGTGTGGAATGAATTCTCGAGTCTGACCCAGAATGAAGTGCGTGGGCATCTGGCGCGCTGCGGACTGAAAAACGAACATATTACCCGTCCGCTCAGCATGCTGAGCGGCGGCGAGCAGGCTAAGGTACGTCTATGCAAGCTGCTGATGCGTGAGAGCAACTGGATTCTTTTCGATGAGCCTACGAATCACCTTGATATTGTGGCCAAGGCTGAGCTTAAGCGGGCGCTGCAGGAATACAAAGGCACAATTCTGCTGGTATCCCATGAACCGGAATTTTACGAGGATTGGGTAACGAAGGTCTGGAATGTAGAGCAGTGGTCTGCGCAGACCGTATAA
- a CDS encoding serine/threonine-protein kinase — MEFTGKLHPGQILGGRYYVTGLIGTGGMSRVYLAEDERLPGMLRAIKESVIREGSYGAGAIQAEAELLISLRHPLLPQIADFFPPDSDGYTYLVMDYIEGITLHQYMAEQPAAMTGERILSYARQLLEVLHYLHSHQPPIIYRDLKPSNIMLTGEHELKVIDFGIARRLRSGSGEDTEKLGTAGFAAPEQYGDGRSSQVSDLYGLGALLLYMASGGEFSAWQPGMERKLQGRLPGRMIPVIRRLLRHHPEERYGSAEEVRAALLQLEVGGAGEAGHGRTNMRKVADDKEWQSSVVVVAVLGVSPGIGTTHTSLAVSRCLSPAGRTAWVDCNPGSQVFNRMKEMTGRPEISGVQGTQEQPFTWMGVDYWRLLPSEGLPQVPDQAYAYIVLDLGTGGSEGALEAFTGSGFPLLIASGADWRLEDTLYWLRRRGLTPRPEWRIGLPLAGEHTVALLASLLEPASVCSLPLQQDPFQSKGKLVQAIRAMLGPMKGGRFPAKYIGIFQKKG, encoded by the coding sequence ATGGAATTCACTGGAAAGCTACATCCCGGACAGATCCTGGGAGGGCGTTATTATGTGACCGGTCTGATAGGAACAGGCGGAATGAGCCGGGTATATCTGGCGGAGGATGAACGGCTGCCGGGCATGCTGCGGGCCATTAAAGAGAGCGTAATCCGGGAGGGGAGTTATGGTGCAGGCGCCATTCAGGCGGAAGCGGAGCTATTAATCTCGCTCCGTCATCCTCTGCTGCCGCAGATTGCGGATTTCTTCCCGCCGGATTCTGATGGCTACACCTACCTGGTGATGGATTATATTGAGGGCATCACCCTGCATCAGTATATGGCAGAGCAGCCTGCTGCAATGACGGGGGAGCGAATTCTAAGCTATGCGCGTCAGCTGCTGGAGGTGCTGCATTATTTGCACAGCCATCAGCCGCCAATCATATACCGGGATCTCAAGCCATCGAATATCATGCTGACTGGAGAGCATGAGCTGAAGGTCATTGACTTCGGGATTGCGCGCAGGCTGAGGAGCGGCTCCGGTGAGGACACAGAGAAGCTAGGAACAGCCGGATTCGCAGCCCCGGAGCAGTACGGCGACGGGCGCAGCAGCCAGGTGTCGGACCTGTACGGGCTTGGCGCGCTGCTGCTGTATATGGCCTCTGGAGGTGAGTTCAGCGCCTGGCAGCCAGGGATGGAGCGGAAGCTGCAGGGGCGTCTCCCGGGCCGGATGATTCCGGTCATCAGACGGCTGCTGCGGCATCACCCTGAGGAACGGTATGGAAGTGCTGAAGAGGTAAGAGCAGCCCTCTTGCAGCTGGAGGTTGGCGGAGCGGGGGAAGCTGGACATGGGCGGACGAACATGCGCAAGGTTGCGGATGACAAGGAGTGGCAGTCCTCTGTTGTGGTGGTGGCAGTATTAGGGGTGTCACCCGGGATTGGGACCACGCATACCTCGCTTGCTGTCAGCCGCTGCCTGTCGCCTGCAGGACGGACGGCATGGGTAGATTGTAATCCCGGTTCGCAGGTATTTAATCGCATGAAGGAAATGACGGGGAGGCCTGAAATAAGCGGTGTTCAGGGGACACAGGAGCAACCGTTCACCTGGATGGGTGTAGACTACTGGAGGTTGCTCCCATCGGAGGGACTCCCGCAGGTGCCGGATCAGGCCTATGCTTACATCGTCCTGGATCTTGGAACCGGCGGCAGTGAGGGGGCGCTGGAAGCGTTCACCGGCAGCGGGTTTCCATTATTGATTGCCTCCGGTGCAGACTGGCGGCTGGAGGATACCCTGTACTGGCTGCGCCGCAGAGGTCTGACTCCCCGGCCGGAATGGCGGATCGGCCTGCCGCTGGCCGGGGAGCATACTGTGGCGCTGCTGGCTTCTCTGCTTGAACCTGCCAGCGTATGCAGCCTGCCGCTTCAGCAGGACCCTTTTCAGAGCAAAGGCAAGCTGGTTCAGGCCATCAGGGCAATGCTTGGACCGATGAAAGGTGGTCGTTTTCCTGCAAAATATATTGGAATATTTCAGAAAAAAGGTTAA
- a CDS encoding ThiF family adenylyltransferase: MGSDQKTPVPASSAGRDGRYSRQVRFTPFGAAGQQGLARSCVLVVGMGALGTGIAETLARCGVGRLILVDRDYVEWSNLQRQQLYTEEDARVRTPKAAAARTRLMAVNSEIVIEAHVLDVRAEELESLLPGVDLIMDGTDNFDTRLIINDLAQKHGIPWIYGACVGSYGITYTILPGETPCLNCLLGTIPLGGDTCDTAGILPQAVQLVTANGTAEALKLLGGFKDKLRSKLLTFDIWRNEQQEIGVRGAKKQGCPSCGESRSFPYLSASGTERSDVLCGRDTVQIRPAQRRSLNLEETAARLSRLNSGKVESNPYLVSFTEEPYRMVVFADGRALIHGTSDIAAARSYYHRYFG, encoded by the coding sequence ATGGGTTCTGATCAAAAAACGCCGGTTCCTGCTTCATCAGCCGGCAGGGACGGCAGATATTCAAGACAGGTGCGCTTCACACCATTCGGCGCAGCAGGACAGCAGGGGCTGGCACGCTCCTGTGTGCTGGTCGTTGGCATGGGGGCGCTGGGGACTGGCATTGCCGAGACCTTAGCCCGCTGCGGGGTAGGACGGCTTATACTGGTGGACCGTGACTATGTGGAGTGGAGCAATTTGCAGCGCCAGCAGTTGTACACGGAAGAAGACGCCCGTGTGCGCACGCCCAAGGCGGCTGCAGCCCGTACCCGGCTGATGGCGGTCAATTCGGAGATTGTGATCGAGGCCCATGTGCTTGATGTGCGTGCAGAGGAGCTGGAGAGCCTGCTCCCCGGCGTGGATCTGATTATGGACGGAACGGATAACTTCGACACCCGGCTAATCATCAATGACCTGGCGCAAAAGCACGGCATCCCCTGGATCTACGGAGCCTGTGTCGGAAGTTACGGCATTACGTATACGATTCTGCCGGGTGAAACCCCTTGTCTGAATTGTCTGTTGGGCACGATTCCGCTGGGTGGGGATACCTGCGATACGGCGGGGATTCTTCCGCAAGCGGTACAGCTGGTTACAGCGAATGGAACTGCTGAGGCGCTGAAGCTGCTCGGCGGATTCAAGGACAAGCTGCGCAGCAAGCTGCTGACCTTCGATATCTGGCGTAATGAGCAGCAGGAGATTGGCGTGAGGGGGGCGAAGAAGCAGGGTTGTCCCTCATGTGGTGAATCACGGAGCTTTCCGTATCTGTCGGCCTCGGGCACAGAGCGCAGCGATGTGCTGTGCGGCAGGGATACGGTGCAGATCCGTCCGGCACAACGCAGAAGTCTTAATTTGGAGGAGACGGCTGCCCGCTTGTCCAGGCTGAACAGCGGCAAGGTGGAGAGCAATCCGTATCTGGTTTCTTTTACAGAGGAGCCGTACCGGATGGTTGTGTTCGCAGACGGAAGAGCCTTAATACATGGAACCAGTGATATCGCTGCCGCCCGCAGCTATTATCACCGCTATTTCGGATAA